A genome region from Acetonema longum DSM 6540 includes the following:
- a CDS encoding PTS mannitol transporter subunit IICB, producing MRERVQKFGGFLAGMVIPNVGAFLCWGLITAFFIPTGWVPNESLATLVGPMITYLLPILIGFTGGRLVYGARGGVVGAAATMGVVVGSSIPMFMGAMIMGPLGGWVIKKWDEAVEGKIPTGFEMLVNNFSAGILGMLLVLLAYNLVGPIVASITAFLGAAAKTIAEARLLPLLAILIEPGKVLFLNNAINHGVFSPIGVAEVKEFGKSIFFLLETNPGPGLGLLLAYWVFGKGMGKQSAPGAIIIHFFGGIHEIYFPYVLMNPLTIIGVIAGGIAANLTFLLLNAGLVATPSPGSIFAELAMTPKGDFLGVLAGIAVGAAVSFLVSSPLVRRYSGNVDDQSGEDFERAQQTVKSMKPTKAQTYDAGNSETLATNERPVRKIVFACEAGMGSSVMAVSVLKKKLSQAGKTDILVVHSAVNEIPQDADIVLTATGLTERARQTAAPGTRIYGVQDFINTPVYDEIISHC from the coding sequence ATGAGAGAAAGAGTACAAAAGTTCGGCGGTTTTTTGGCAGGTATGGTGATACCCAATGTTGGGGCGTTTCTCTGCTGGGGTCTGATCACTGCTTTTTTCATTCCTACTGGCTGGGTCCCCAACGAATCCCTAGCCACTCTGGTAGGACCAATGATTACCTATCTCTTACCCATATTGATCGGTTTTACCGGCGGCAGGCTGGTCTACGGCGCCAGGGGCGGCGTTGTCGGGGCCGCTGCAACCATGGGGGTCGTGGTTGGCAGTTCTATTCCCATGTTCATGGGGGCCATGATCATGGGACCTCTTGGCGGCTGGGTGATTAAAAAGTGGGACGAAGCGGTCGAAGGCAAGATTCCCACCGGATTCGAAATGCTGGTCAACAACTTTTCCGCCGGCATCCTGGGGATGCTGCTGGTACTTTTGGCTTACAACCTGGTAGGCCCTATCGTCGCAAGCATTACCGCCTTTCTCGGCGCCGCCGCCAAAACCATCGCCGAAGCCAGGCTCTTGCCTCTGTTAGCCATACTGATTGAGCCAGGCAAAGTGCTATTCCTGAACAACGCCATTAACCACGGAGTCTTCTCGCCTATCGGTGTAGCGGAAGTGAAGGAATTCGGCAAATCGATCTTCTTTCTGCTGGAAACCAACCCGGGACCGGGTCTTGGTTTGCTGCTGGCCTACTGGGTATTCGGCAAGGGCATGGGAAAACAATCCGCGCCCGGAGCGATTATCATTCACTTTTTTGGCGGTATTCATGAAATCTATTTTCCCTATGTGCTGATGAATCCCTTAACTATTATTGGGGTGATTGCCGGCGGCATAGCGGCCAACTTAACCTTCTTGCTGCTGAATGCCGGATTAGTCGCCACGCCTTCGCCGGGAAGCATCTTTGCCGAATTGGCGATGACCCCTAAAGGCGATTTTCTGGGAGTCCTGGCGGGCATTGCTGTTGGCGCAGCAGTATCATTCCTTGTTTCCAGCCCCTTGGTCCGCAGGTATAGCGGCAATGTGGACGATCAGAGCGGTGAGGACTTTGAGAGAGCCCAGCAGACGGTAAAATCCATGAAACCGACCAAGGCCCAGACATATGACGCTGGCAACAGCGAAACCCTGGCCACCAACGAAAGACCGGTCAGAAAAATTGTCTTCGCCTGCGAAGCAGGTATGGGATCGTCGGTAATGGCAGTTTCAGTACTGAAGAAAAAACTCTCCCAGGCAGGAAAAACCGATATCCTGGTTGTCCATAGCGCAGTCAATGAAATACCCCAGGACGCAGATATCGTTCTGACAGCGACAGGATTGACGGAACGGGCACGGCAGACTGCAGCCCCCGGAACGAGAATATACGGCGTACAGGATTTTATCAACACTCCGGTGTATGATGAAATAATCAGCCATTGCTGA
- a CDS encoding PTS sugar transporter subunit IIA gives MRFERNLIFIKTDFRDKTAVVEFLGGQLVQAGAVQPAYVQAMHQREQDVGTYITEGVAIPHGTEGSRSLVNRAAIVALKIPRGIEWSDGKPVFLAFGIAGNEEDHVSLLSELAIMLMDADQKAKLLAAENEDDLFACLNQTGGND, from the coding sequence ATGCGGTTTGAGCGTAATCTGATTTTTATCAAGACTGATTTTCGCGATAAAACAGCAGTGGTCGAGTTTTTAGGCGGTCAGCTTGTTCAGGCCGGGGCGGTACAACCGGCTTATGTACAGGCAATGCATCAACGGGAACAGGATGTGGGCACCTATATTACCGAAGGGGTGGCCATTCCTCATGGTACGGAAGGAAGCCGCAGTCTGGTCAACCGGGCGGCCATCGTCGCCCTCAAGATTCCCCGGGGTATTGAGTGGAGCGACGGTAAGCCGGTATTCCTGGCCTTTGGCATTGCGGGAAATGAGGAAGATCATGTGAGCTTGCTGAGTGAATTGGCGATCATGCTCATGGATGCCGACCAAAAAGCCAAACTGCTGGCAGCCGAAAATGAAGATGACTTGTTTGCCTGTCTGAACCAAACCGGCGGCAATGATTGA
- the fliB gene encoding flagellin lysine-N-methylase: MYIYLDIAAGFQCEMCGSCCRNDWVVTVDAQSFSRNARLFAAAGREQEFAKAFIRICAESSPGEYAYIAKQPAGGCWFLQPDQLCRLHREAGHAHLDSVCRTFPRYPLDTARGLELTLSFSCPAVIRLVSRQQPLAIVRSEQAPLAVMPDSCVAQVYPQQYSDRHPLYYYFELEHHFIDILQCRLMPVQARVNLLFQTVEAIGRLDRQNSLHQDLNRLIYSNYVRMDKVDPAQPPDMADILTEHFLVNFVFKKPFYLCGLQPGARLVQHFCSRINAARSGIIDPAVNWQKTKECIMELEFQYGHNRKALYAGNQ; the protein is encoded by the coding sequence ATGTATATTTATCTGGACATTGCAGCGGGATTCCAGTGTGAAATGTGCGGTTCCTGCTGCCGCAACGACTGGGTGGTAACAGTTGACGCGCAAAGTTTTTCCCGCAATGCCCGCCTGTTTGCAGCTGCAGGGCGAGAACAGGAATTCGCTAAGGCTTTTATCCGGATTTGCGCAGAGAGCAGTCCGGGAGAGTATGCCTATATCGCCAAACAACCTGCGGGAGGCTGCTGGTTTTTGCAGCCGGACCAGCTTTGCCGGCTGCATAGAGAGGCAGGGCATGCGCATCTGGACTCGGTGTGCCGGACCTTTCCCCGCTATCCGCTGGATACGGCGCGGGGACTGGAACTGACTCTGAGCTTTAGTTGTCCGGCTGTTATCCGGCTGGTGAGCCGGCAGCAGCCCCTGGCCATTGTGCGCTCCGAACAGGCGCCACTGGCAGTCATGCCGGATAGTTGCGTGGCCCAGGTTTATCCCCAGCAGTATTCGGACCGGCATCCGCTTTATTACTATTTTGAACTGGAGCATCACTTCATTGATATCCTGCAGTGCCGGCTCATGCCGGTTCAGGCGCGGGTGAATCTGCTGTTCCAGACTGTAGAGGCCATAGGCCGTTTGGACAGGCAGAATTCGCTGCACCAGGACCTGAACCGGCTGATATACAGTAATTATGTGCGCATGGACAAGGTTGATCCCGCACAGCCGCCCGATATGGCGGATATCCTGACCGAGCATTTTCTGGTGAATTTTGTTTTTAAGAAACCCTTTTATCTCTGCGGACTGCAGCCGGGAGCGCGCTTAGTGCAGCATTTTTGCAGCCGGATTAACGCAGCCCGGTCCGGGATCATCGATCCGGCCGTCAATTGGCAGAAGACCAAGGAATGCATCATGGAACTGGAGTTTCAATACGGTCATAATCGCAAGGCTTTATACGCAGGCAATCAATAG
- a CDS encoding DUF2157 domain-containing protein, giving the protein MNRKAVTWLYEQLPKLVAEGVIPAESADALRNFYGPVDQSRKSRRLILSIFAVTGVALVGLGVILILAHNWDQLTRFSRMMIGVGMLLAAQFLAGWVLWRQPDSRAWREGTATFLTLMIGASIALVGQTYHLSDDFGGFLLTWMLLSAPLVYLMRVHMPALLYLVGMILWIDNGDYGMGGKQTIWLLLAVMLPHYRLLLRDRYGNPAVIFSWVWLFILALCFGLVLEDYIRTLEPVMYTLPFTISYFSGLLWFPDAPVNWRNPYAIAGLAGCVILSVVATFHDVWIGMGHILEGMGGAEGTLAAAMLLLTLALGLALHHRRSRRHWLWGSGPILTVIGVLLAAWDRSGIASAILFNSYLLVLSVYIIIRGVKEEKLGMLNGGMLMLALLIVLRFLDIDLSIIARGLVFVVLGLIFLAANLIMVRRKKEVAK; this is encoded by the coding sequence ATGAATCGCAAGGCTGTTACTTGGCTTTATGAGCAATTGCCTAAGTTAGTGGCGGAGGGGGTTATCCCGGCGGAAAGCGCCGATGCGCTGCGAAATTTTTACGGACCGGTCGACCAATCCCGAAAGAGCCGCCGGCTGATCCTGAGCATCTTTGCCGTCACCGGCGTGGCCCTGGTAGGTTTAGGAGTCATTTTGATCCTGGCCCACAACTGGGACCAGTTGACCCGGTTTAGCCGCATGATGATTGGGGTGGGAATGCTGCTGGCAGCGCAATTTCTGGCAGGATGGGTTCTCTGGCGTCAGCCGGACAGCAGGGCCTGGCGGGAAGGAACCGCTACTTTTCTGACTCTGATGATCGGCGCCTCCATAGCGTTGGTGGGGCAGACCTATCATTTGTCCGATGACTTTGGCGGCTTTTTGCTGACCTGGATGCTGCTGTCGGCGCCGCTGGTGTATCTGATGCGGGTCCACATGCCGGCGCTGCTGTATTTGGTCGGTATGATCCTTTGGATTGATAACGGCGACTACGGCATGGGGGGCAAGCAGACAATCTGGCTGCTCCTGGCGGTGATGCTGCCTCACTACCGGCTGCTGCTGCGGGACCGTTACGGTAACCCGGCGGTGATCTTTTCCTGGGTTTGGCTCTTCATTCTGGCTCTTTGCTTTGGCCTGGTTTTGGAGGACTATATCCGGACATTAGAACCGGTCATGTACACACTGCCTTTTACCATCTCCTATTTCAGCGGTTTATTGTGGTTCCCCGATGCCCCGGTTAATTGGCGCAATCCTTATGCAATCGCCGGATTGGCCGGCTGCGTGATACTGTCCGTTGTTGCCACCTTTCATGATGTCTGGATCGGTATGGGACATATCCTGGAAGGGATGGGAGGGGCGGAAGGGACACTGGCGGCAGCAATGCTGCTATTGACCCTGGCGCTGGGTTTGGCCCTGCACCACAGGCGATCCCGGCGGCATTGGCTGTGGGGAAGCGGTCCGATATTGACGGTGATAGGGGTCCTGCTGGCTGCTTGGGACCGGAGTGGTATTGCCTCGGCCATTTTATTCAATAGCTACCTTCTGGTGCTGAGCGTGTATATCATTATCCGCGGCGTCAAAGAGGAAAAGCTGGGCATGCTGAATGGGGGCATGCTGATGCTGGCCTTGCTTATTGTGCTGCGGTTTCTGGATATTGATCTCAGCATCATTGCCCGTGGTTTGGTATTTGTTGTTCTGGGGCTCATTTTCCTGGCAGCCAATCTGATCATGGTGCGCCGTAAAAAAGAGGTGGCAAAATGA
- a CDS encoding HAD family hydrolase gives MKKIKAIIFDLDGTLVDSEPNYFASDKRLLAEYGIPDFDEAMKNKYVGIGSREMLEDLKQIYPITESMEVLLRKKNDYYLEIARTGTVAYPEMIKFLHLLKDSHYPVALASGSSPEVIELVLSVTGLTGQFDVVLSAENVKRGKPSPDIFLEAARRLGVPAENCLVVEDSRYGVEAAQNAGMYCIALPCLAADPLPDCFGRADFLCRNGIADFTAEKAFAWVTGLSEQK, from the coding sequence ATGAAAAAAATAAAAGCCATTATTTTTGACCTGGATGGAACCCTTGTTGACAGCGAACCCAATTATTTCGCCTCGGACAAAAGGCTTCTGGCCGAATACGGCATTCCGGATTTTGACGAGGCAATGAAAAACAAATATGTGGGAATCGGATCCCGGGAGATGCTGGAAGACCTGAAGCAGATCTATCCTATTACAGAATCGATGGAAGTCCTGCTGCGCAAAAAGAATGATTATTATCTGGAAATCGCCCGGACCGGTACAGTGGCTTATCCGGAAATGATCAAATTTTTGCATCTGCTGAAAGACAGCCATTACCCGGTAGCCCTTGCCTCAGGATCTTCACCGGAAGTCATTGAACTGGTATTGTCGGTAACCGGCTTGACGGGTCAGTTTGATGTGGTCCTTTCGGCGGAAAATGTAAAGCGGGGCAAACCGTCGCCGGATATCTTCCTGGAGGCTGCCCGGCGTCTGGGAGTGCCGGCGGAAAACTGCCTGGTGGTGGAAGACTCCCGCTACGGGGTGGAAGCCGCCCAAAACGCCGGGATGTATTGCATCGCCCTGCCTTGCCTGGCGGCGGATCCTTTGCCTGACTGCTTCGGCCGGGCTGATTTTCTATGCCGAAACGGCATTGCTGATTTTACGGCGGAAAAAGCCTTTGCCTGGGTGACAGGATTGAGTGAACAAAAGTAA
- a CDS encoding zinc-ribbon domain containing protein encodes MAQDKTLTCRDCGAEFVFTASEQDFFAEKGFTNEPGRCPDCRAARKQNNGGFNRGGSRGGFGGQQREMHDATCAACGVQTQVPFRPTGDRPVYCRDCYSQNNSRRY; translated from the coding sequence ATGGCTCAAGACAAAACTTTGACCTGCCGCGATTGCGGCGCCGAATTTGTATTCACCGCATCCGAACAGGATTTCTTTGCGGAAAAAGGGTTCACTAACGAACCCGGCCGTTGCCCCGACTGCCGGGCAGCCCGCAAACAGAACAACGGCGGATTCAATCGTGGCGGCAGCCGCGGCGGTTTCGGCGGTCAGCAGCGGGAAATGCACGACGCAACCTGTGCGGCCTGCGGCGTTCAGACCCAAGTTCCTTTCCGCCCCACCGGTGATCGTCCGGTTTACTGCCGGGACTGCTACAGCCAAAACAACAGCCGTCGTTACTAA
- a CDS encoding CidA/LrgA family protein yields the protein MKWLNIAGQITVLCGISLLGNSIAQVLNIGIPGSLIGMGMLFLLMERQWVKLEWIEAGANFLIAELLLFFIPAAIGVMQYKDLFQSELTSFLLVIVSSTILILLTAGALIELTSRHREKKRGACS from the coding sequence ATGAAATGGCTGAATATAGCAGGTCAGATCACTGTTTTATGCGGCATCAGCCTGCTTGGCAATAGTATAGCACAGGTATTAAATATCGGCATCCCTGGTTCCCTGATCGGAATGGGAATGCTTTTTTTGTTGATGGAACGGCAGTGGGTCAAGCTGGAGTGGATTGAGGCAGGCGCCAATTTTCTCATCGCCGAGCTGCTGCTTTTTTTCATCCCTGCCGCCATCGGCGTCATGCAATACAAGGACCTGTTTCAAAGTGAACTGACCAGCTTTCTGTTGGTTATCGTGTCCAGCACCATACTGATCCTGCTTACTGCCGGGGCTCTTATCGAATTGACCAGCCGGCATCGGGAAAAAAAGAGAGGCGCATGCTCATGA
- a CDS encoding LysR family transcriptional regulator — MDILHLNYFLEVARQKSFTKASQTLRVSQPSISKVIKTLENELNVTLFERSGREVELTDAGKAIVRQAQHVVNEFHTLTAELTDLFNLKKGEVIIGLPPMIGSRFFPKVIGNFRRTYPQIHLKLIEVGSKQVEADVEAGVLELGVVALPTTINGFEVFSFVNEPLRVVLNQDHPLANHTALTLLDLKDEPFVLYKDDFSLYDHILFHCHERGMTPSIACQSSQWDFIVEMVGARLGIALLPETICKELDPHRFKSIALCDPVIPWNLAIIWKKDKYLSFATREWLRLAKSYFLAR; from the coding sequence TTGGATATACTGCACTTAAACTACTTTCTCGAAGTGGCCCGCCAGAAAAGCTTCACTAAAGCCTCACAAACCCTGCGGGTCAGTCAGCCGTCCATCAGCAAAGTGATCAAGACCCTGGAAAATGAACTGAATGTCACTCTCTTTGAACGGTCCGGCCGGGAGGTGGAGTTAACCGATGCAGGCAAAGCCATTGTGCGGCAGGCCCAGCATGTGGTTAACGAATTTCACACCCTGACCGCTGAACTGACCGATCTGTTCAACCTGAAAAAAGGCGAGGTTATCATCGGTCTTCCCCCCATGATCGGCTCGCGCTTTTTTCCTAAGGTGATCGGCAATTTCCGACGGACCTATCCCCAGATTCACCTGAAGCTGATTGAAGTGGGTTCCAAACAGGTGGAGGCGGATGTGGAAGCAGGGGTTTTGGAATTGGGCGTGGTCGCCCTGCCTACAACCATCAACGGCTTTGAGGTTTTTTCCTTTGTTAATGAACCCCTGCGGGTGGTGCTGAATCAGGATCACCCGCTGGCGAATCATACGGCATTGACCTTGCTGGATCTGAAGGATGAGCCTTTTGTACTCTATAAGGATGATTTTTCGTTATATGATCATATTCTCTTTCACTGCCACGAAAGAGGCATGACGCCGTCCATCGCCTGCCAAAGCTCCCAGTGGGACTTCATCGTCGAAATGGTCGGCGCCCGGTTAGGCATCGCTTTGCTGCCGGAAACAATCTGCAAAGAACTGGACCCCCATCGCTTTAAGAGCATCGCCCTGTGTGACCCGGTGATTCCCTGGAACCTGGCGATTATCTGGAAAAAAGACAAGTACCTCTCGTTTGCGACGCGGGAATGGTTACGACTGGCCAAAAGCTATTTTTTGGCCCGATGA
- a CDS encoding glycine--tRNA ligase: MSVTMDKIVSLAKHRGFIFPGSDIYGGLANTWDYGPLGVELKNNVKRAWWRKFVQESPYNVGCDTAILMNPKTWVASGHVGNFNDPLLDCKQCKARHRADKLIENELAAKGIERDINGLKFDALKQLIDEYKIACPECGGYDFTDIRQFNLMFKTFQGVTESSLNEIYLRPETAQGIFVNFKNIQRTMRKKVPFGIGQIGKSFRNEITPGNFTFRTREFEQMELEFFCKPGEDLQWFEYWRSFCREWLLKLGMKEENIKLRDHSHEELSHYSNATTDFEYKFPFGWGELWGVADRTDFDLKQHMQHSGEDFHYLDPETNEKYIPYCIEPSLGADRVTLAFLIDAYEEQQLEKDDVRTVLHLHPALAPYKAAIFPLSKKLSDGALKVFQDLAKSFMVDYDEAGSIGKRYRRHDEIGTPFCVTYDFDSETDGQVTVRDRDTMEQVRMPISELKGYIEAGLAF; the protein is encoded by the coding sequence ATGAGTGTGACTATGGACAAAATCGTATCCTTGGCAAAACATCGGGGCTTTATTTTTCCCGGTTCCGATATCTACGGCGGCCTGGCCAATACCTGGGATTACGGCCCCCTGGGCGTGGAACTGAAAAACAACGTAAAGCGGGCCTGGTGGCGCAAGTTTGTCCAGGAATCCCCCTATAACGTAGGCTGTGACACGGCTATTCTGATGAATCCCAAGACCTGGGTGGCTTCCGGCCACGTTGGCAACTTTAACGACCCGCTTTTGGACTGCAAGCAATGCAAGGCCCGTCACCGGGCCGACAAGTTGATTGAAAACGAGCTGGCTGCCAAAGGAATCGAAAGAGATATCAACGGTCTGAAATTCGATGCACTGAAACAACTGATCGATGAATACAAAATCGCCTGCCCTGAATGCGGCGGTTACGATTTTACCGACATCCGCCAGTTTAACCTGATGTTTAAAACCTTCCAGGGCGTCACCGAATCCAGCCTGAACGAAATCTACCTGCGGCCGGAAACCGCCCAGGGCATCTTTGTCAACTTCAAGAACATTCAACGGACCATGCGCAAAAAGGTCCCCTTTGGCATCGGCCAGATCGGCAAAAGCTTCCGCAATGAAATTACCCCGGGCAACTTCACCTTCCGTACCCGGGAGTTTGAACAAATGGAATTGGAATTCTTCTGCAAACCCGGCGAAGATCTGCAATGGTTTGAATACTGGCGGAGCTTCTGCCGGGAATGGCTGCTGAAATTAGGCATGAAAGAAGAAAATATCAAGCTGCGGGATCATTCCCATGAGGAACTGTCTCACTACAGCAACGCCACCACCGACTTTGAATACAAGTTCCCCTTCGGCTGGGGCGAACTGTGGGGAGTCGCCGACCGGACCGATTTCGATCTCAAACAGCACATGCAGCATTCCGGCGAAGATTTCCACTATCTCGATCCGGAAACCAACGAAAAGTACATCCCCTACTGCATTGAACCCTCTCTGGGCGCTGACCGGGTGACCCTGGCCTTCCTGATTGACGCCTATGAAGAGCAGCAGCTGGAAAAAGACGACGTTCGCACCGTACTGCACCTGCATCCGGCCCTGGCGCCTTACAAAGCGGCCATATTCCCCTTGTCCAAGAAACTGTCCGACGGCGCCCTGAAGGTGTTCCAGGACCTGGCCAAATCCTTCATGGTGGATTACGACGAAGCCGGCTCCATCGGCAAACGCTACCGCCGCCATGACGAAATCGGCACGCCTTTCTGCGTAACCTACGACTTCGACTCGGAAACCGACGGCCAGGTCACAGTACGCGACCGGGATACTATGGAGCAGGTGAGGATGCCGATTAGCGAGCTGAAAGGGTATATTGAGGCTGGATTGGCGTTCTAG
- a CDS encoding LrgB family protein, with the protein MIPGLLFTITVYLVSKWLYRRYPHILLSPLIICPAVLILLLTLLHIPYAAYDAGGHYLTLMLQPATVAFAIPLYKYRDILKRYMPEIASGVTGGAVAAILTTVGISQLVGLNSQLATSLAPRSITTPMAMNVAQILGGDPAITAVFVIITGVTGVVLTSMMLKWASIERPLTKGMLFGIVAHGTGTARAYETGSLEGSIASLAMIFMGLITTVIAPVLVPLCFRYF; encoded by the coding sequence ATGATCCCTGGCTTGTTGTTTACCATTACGGTTTATTTAGTTTCCAAATGGCTTTACCGCCGATATCCCCATATCCTTCTTTCACCGTTAATTATCTGTCCGGCTGTTCTGATCCTGCTGTTAACACTGCTGCATATTCCTTATGCGGCCTATGACGCAGGCGGGCATTACCTAACTTTGATGCTGCAGCCAGCTACGGTGGCCTTCGCCATTCCTCTGTATAAATACCGGGATATTCTGAAGCGGTATATGCCGGAGATTGCATCCGGCGTAACCGGCGGCGCGGTGGCGGCCATTCTCACAACAGTGGGAATCTCCCAATTGGTGGGGCTGAATTCTCAGCTCGCCACCAGTCTGGCCCCCCGTTCCATTACCACGCCGATGGCCATGAATGTGGCGCAGATATTGGGAGGAGACCCGGCGATCACCGCTGTATTCGTGATTATCACCGGGGTAACCGGCGTCGTATTAACCTCCATGATGCTGAAATGGGCTTCCATTGAAAGACCACTGACCAAAGGCATGCTGTTTGGCATCGTGGCCCATGGAACAGGTACAGCCCGGGCCTACGAGACCGGCTCCCTGGAAGGTTCCATCGCCAGCCTGGCTATGATTTTCATGGGCCTGATCACCACAGTCATTGCCCCTGTCCTGGTCCCTCTTTGTTTCCGTTATTTTTAG
- a CDS encoding IS3 family transposase, producing the protein MVKYLTIWRHRDNYPIQVMCRFFGVSRSGYYDYVNRMGRPDRDELLSVRIAQCQEKSRKTYGYRRVHIWLERQRIYHNPKTILRMMRKYGLLSEVRRRRKYRTMGQQLHRYDNLPNRDFTAVQPNQKWVTDISYIHTSQGILYLSVIRDLFDNSTLPTEPPLSEL; encoded by the coding sequence GTGGTGAAATACTTGACGATCTGGCGACATCGTGACAACTATCCAATTCAGGTGATGTGTCGATTCTTCGGAGTATCCCGGAGTGGGTATTATGATTATGTGAATCGAATGGGCAGACCAGACCGAGATGAACTTCTGTCTGTGCGAATTGCCCAATGCCAGGAGAAAAGCCGGAAAACCTATGGCTACCGGCGAGTACATATTTGGCTGGAGAGACAGAGAATCTACCACAATCCCAAAACTATCTTGCGGATGATGCGAAAATATGGCCTGCTCAGCGAAGTGCGCCGCCGCAGGAAATACAGAACGATGGGACAGCAGCTCCACCGATATGACAACTTACCAAACCGTGATTTCACAGCCGTTCAGCCAAACCAAAAGTGGGTAACGGATATTTCGTATATCCACACCTCTCAGGGCATACTGTACCTGTCAGTGATCCGTGATCTGTTCGATAACAGCACGTTGCCCACAGAACCGCCACTCAGCGAACTGTGA
- a CDS encoding GDYXXLXY domain-containing protein → MNKNRRIFSLFVILALIQLSVLLFMVLRWEDVLTNGQQYRLPAEPVDPYDPFRGRYVDIRVRGNTEGPIAEGARLQSGQTAYVLLEKDAKGFARIRAVTDKRPAGSDYIQTKAGWIEDGDIVHFKLPFNRFYMREDLAPAAERAYRKQARKNGVIAVRVKDGYGVIEGLYIGKQTIGEYLLSPETADEDPEE, encoded by the coding sequence ATGAACAAGAACAGACGGATTTTCTCGTTGTTTGTTATTTTGGCTCTTATTCAGCTCTCTGTGCTTCTCTTTATGGTTCTGCGTTGGGAGGATGTGCTGACCAACGGCCAGCAGTACCGGCTGCCGGCGGAACCGGTAGACCCGTATGACCCATTTCGCGGCCGTTACGTTGATATCCGGGTCCGGGGAAATACCGAGGGGCCCATTGCAGAAGGCGCCAGGCTGCAGAGCGGACAAACAGCCTATGTCCTATTAGAAAAAGATGCGAAGGGCTTTGCCAGGATTCGCGCTGTCACAGACAAGCGTCCCGCCGGCAGTGACTATATCCAGACAAAGGCCGGATGGATTGAAGACGGGGACATAGTCCATTTCAAACTGCCGTTTAATCGCTTTTATATGCGGGAAGACCTGGCGCCGGCAGCTGAAAGGGCCTACCGGAAGCAAGCCAGAAAAAACGGCGTTATTGCGGTAAGGGTCAAGGATGGCTACGGTGTTATAGAAGGGCTATATATTGGCAAACAAACCATTGGCGAATATCTGTTGTCCCCTGAGACGGCGGATGAAGACCCGGAGGAATAA
- a CDS encoding VOC family protein, producing the protein MNFKFYHNNFNVLDLQRSLDFYSEALGLTEVRRKEQPGFILVFLGDGGRTPHTLELTWLKDRTQPYNLGENEFHLAFTVDDYQAAYEKHKKMGCICYENPTMGIYFISDPDGYWLEILPEKR; encoded by the coding sequence GTGAATTTTAAATTCTATCACAATAACTTTAACGTATTGGACTTGCAGAGAAGCCTTGATTTTTACAGTGAAGCTCTGGGCCTGACAGAGGTGAGGCGCAAAGAGCAGCCCGGCTTTATCCTGGTATTTCTGGGAGACGGGGGGAGAACCCCTCACACCTTGGAACTAACCTGGCTGAAAGACCGGACTCAGCCCTATAACCTGGGCGAAAATGAGTTTCACCTGGCTTTTACCGTAGATGACTATCAGGCGGCTTACGAAAAACACAAAAAAATGGGCTGCATTTGCTACGAGAATCCGACCATGGGGATCTACTTCATCTCCGATCCGGACGGTTATTGGCTGGAAATCCTGCCGGAGAAACGGTAA